Proteins from a single region of Oncorhynchus tshawytscha isolate Ot180627B linkage group LG03, Otsh_v2.0, whole genome shotgun sequence:
- the cd79a gene encoding B-cell antigen receptor complex-associated protein alpha chain isoform X1 — MVAVTFLFLCFWVVGVHGDLSRIQVTLEPDRPSLRVQLSHTAHLRCCYSATRGAVETTWFISIRTVNGTSAPQGVDRRDNHVTVDGGNLTAAGVMCHTLILREARLNDSGLYQCFLNHSALRHSVYTHGTFLQVYTCISPMKEQQVSSTLMTFIRPLSPCSGPMVEILDISESTKNSILIAEAMLLMVAVLLHGTMMLCKTKKLNQLKKKRVKEEEEIIYEGLNLEECCSTYDQIQRSLVQGPYQDVGNMIIEEEIQLEEP; from the exons ATGGTGGCCGTGACATTCTTGTTCCTCTGCTTCTGGGTTG TAGGTGTCCACGGTGACCTCAGCCGTATCCAGGTTACTCTGGAGCCAGACAGGCCCTCTCTGAGGGTGCAGCTCTCTCACACCGCCCATCTGCGCTGCTGCTACTCAGCCACAAGGGGAGCCGTGGAAACCACCTGGTTCATCAGCATCCGGACGGTCAACGGCACGTCCGCCCCACAGGGAGTGGACCGGAGAGACAACCATGTGACAGTGGATGGGGGGAACCTGACTGCGGCAGGGGTCATGTGTCACACACTCATCCTGAGGGAGGCCCGTCTGAACGACTCAGGGTTGTACCAGTGTTTTCTCAACCACAGCGCCCTGCGGCACTCTGTGTACACCCACGGCACCTTCCTGCAGGtctaca CCTGCATCTCTCCCATGAAAGAGCAGCAGGTGAGTTCTACTCTGATGACCTTTATAcgacccctctccccctgctcaggGCCGATGGTGGAGATTCTGGACATCAGTGAAAGCACCAAGAACAGCATCCTGATTGCTGAGGCAATGTTACTGATGGTGGCAGTGCTTCTGCATGGTACCATGATGCTCTGTAAG ACGAAGAAACTCAATCAACTGAAGAAGAAAAGGgtcaaagaggaagaggagataaTCTATGAG GGTCTAAATCTGGAGGAATGCTGCTCCACATATGATCAGATCCAGCGCTCTCTGGTGCAGGGCCCCTACCAAGACGTGGGAAACATGATCATAGAGGAGGAAATCCAACTGGAGGAGCCTTGa
- the cd79a gene encoding B-cell antigen receptor complex-associated protein alpha chain isoform X2: MVAVTFLFLCFWVVGVHGDLSRIQVTLEPDRPSLRVQLSHTAHLRCCYSATRGAVETTWFISIRTVNGTSAPQGVDRRDNHVTVDGGNLTAAGVMCHTLILREARLNDSGLYQCFLNHSALRHSVYTHGTFLQVYRPMVEILDISESTKNSILIAEAMLLMVAVLLHGTMMLCKTKKLNQLKKKRVKEEEEIIYEGLNLEECCSTYDQIQRSLVQGPYQDVGNMIIEEEIQLEEP, translated from the exons ATGGTGGCCGTGACATTCTTGTTCCTCTGCTTCTGGGTTG TAGGTGTCCACGGTGACCTCAGCCGTATCCAGGTTACTCTGGAGCCAGACAGGCCCTCTCTGAGGGTGCAGCTCTCTCACACCGCCCATCTGCGCTGCTGCTACTCAGCCACAAGGGGAGCCGTGGAAACCACCTGGTTCATCAGCATCCGGACGGTCAACGGCACGTCCGCCCCACAGGGAGTGGACCGGAGAGACAACCATGTGACAGTGGATGGGGGGAACCTGACTGCGGCAGGGGTCATGTGTCACACACTCATCCTGAGGGAGGCCCGTCTGAACGACTCAGGGTTGTACCAGTGTTTTCTCAACCACAGCGCCCTGCGGCACTCTGTGTACACCCACGGCACCTTCCTGCAGGtctaca gGCCGATGGTGGAGATTCTGGACATCAGTGAAAGCACCAAGAACAGCATCCTGATTGCTGAGGCAATGTTACTGATGGTGGCAGTGCTTCTGCATGGTACCATGATGCTCTGTAAG ACGAAGAAACTCAATCAACTGAAGAAGAAAAGGgtcaaagaggaagaggagataaTCTATGAG GGTCTAAATCTGGAGGAATGCTGCTCCACATATGATCAGATCCAGCGCTCTCTGGTGCAGGGCCCCTACCAAGACGTGGGAAACATGATCATAGAGGAGGAAATCCAACTGGAGGAGCCTTGa